One region of Synechococcus elongatus PCC 11801 genomic DNA includes:
- a CDS encoding sulfite exporter TauE/SafE family protein, with protein sequence MTSLLELLLASGIVALGSLLQAASGLGAGLIVVPLLSMLSLDWVPGPCVAASLLLSWLMFWRGRQVVVRQNLVAMLGGLALGIAIAASLLRQLPLDSLGLVFGCLIVLAVLVSLTPLRLPITRLSAGLTGIAAGLMGTLAGIGAPVLALFYQHERGPALRATLGLLYFLSSLVMLAALHSVGRFGGLEVGRSLQLFPGVMLGYWVSPRLAHWLDRGYSQTAVLVIALLSSTVLIGQSLLKLQS encoded by the coding sequence ATGACTTCATTGTTGGAACTGCTGTTGGCCTCGGGCATCGTTGCGTTAGGGAGTTTGCTGCAAGCCGCTTCGGGATTGGGGGCTGGCTTGATTGTGGTGCCCCTGTTGTCAATGTTGTCGCTGGACTGGGTCCCAGGCCCCTGTGTGGCGGCAAGTCTGCTTCTGTCATGGCTGATGTTTTGGCGGGGTCGGCAGGTCGTGGTGCGCCAGAACCTCGTGGCGATGCTGGGCGGCCTAGCTCTGGGGATTGCGATCGCCGCTAGCCTTTTACGGCAACTGCCATTGGATTCGCTGGGGCTGGTGTTTGGCTGTCTGATTGTTCTGGCGGTGTTGGTCAGTTTGACACCTCTGCGGCTGCCGATCACGCGACTTTCGGCAGGGCTGACAGGGATCGCGGCTGGCTTGATGGGGACGTTGGCGGGGATTGGCGCGCCTGTACTTGCCCTGTTTTATCAACATGAGCGGGGACCAGCCCTACGGGCAACTCTCGGTCTGCTTTATTTCCTATCCAGCTTGGTGATGTTGGCCGCACTTCACAGTGTTGGGCGCTTTGGTGGTTTAGAAGTGGGGCGATCGCTGCAACTATTTCCTGGTGTGATGCTGGGTTATTGGGTTTCGCCACGGCTGGCACACTGGCTCGATCGCGGCTACAGCCAAACTGCTGTTTTGGTGATCGCGCTGCTGTCTTCCACCGTCTTGATTGGGCAGAGCCTGCTGAAGTTACAGTCTTAG
- a CDS encoding sensor domain-containing diguanylate cyclase, whose translation MNFRTRLAIGFSGLLIVSSLGISTVIGQRAVQLSRTAAGDRLLETAYQFSTLLDQSMWSRANEIVTLSSVPDLLSDRNRPEIQRLLDRLKQELPVFTWVGLLDRQGSVIASTDRIIEGVNIGSRPVFQKGIQGLFIGDVHDAVLLANKFPRQPNGEPIQFVDISIPIRNSGGAIAGVLASHLSWEWARDAESTILSPIAADRQVELFVVAKDRTILLGPEEFGKGATLKTLPANLSTGASGWQVLRWPDGKDYVTAYRVSPGYRSYSGLGWITVARQPIAVAYAPARQLQRDIILFTLLSSGAVVGVTWLLSDWFAKPLRQLSSWASRLEQGDRSDRRPPSWVGELGKISQVVQRLDAQAEAQNQARQKAESLAHHDALTGLHNRLGLETYLAQYQSLTPDQVLVILAIDLDGFKPVNDTYGHAMGDALLKAVAARLHACIRSHELAARTGGDEFLVILPCSVSTAEAVGEQVGSRILQALNSVFPLQGQQIRIGSSIGFAVWPLDHPDLLTALKAADTALYDAKQHGKGHLVRWTAALNQPSA comes from the coding sequence ATGAACTTTCGGACTCGTCTCGCGATTGGCTTTAGCGGCCTGCTGATTGTATCGAGTCTGGGTATCAGCACTGTCATCGGTCAGCGAGCAGTGCAACTCTCGCGCACGGCTGCCGGAGATCGGCTACTCGAAACGGCATACCAATTTTCCACGCTACTCGACCAGAGCATGTGGTCTCGGGCCAATGAAATTGTGACCCTGTCTAGCGTTCCGGACTTGCTGAGCGATCGCAATCGTCCAGAGATTCAAAGACTGCTCGATCGACTCAAACAAGAGTTGCCTGTCTTTACTTGGGTGGGTCTGCTCGATCGCCAGGGTTCGGTGATTGCCTCCACCGATCGCATCATTGAAGGGGTGAATATCGGCAGCCGTCCCGTCTTCCAAAAAGGCATTCAGGGGCTGTTCATTGGGGATGTTCACGATGCGGTCTTGCTCGCCAACAAATTTCCGAGACAGCCCAATGGCGAGCCAATTCAATTTGTCGATATTTCCATTCCCATTCGAAACAGTGGCGGCGCGATCGCGGGGGTGCTAGCTTCGCATCTCAGCTGGGAATGGGCACGCGATGCCGAGTCAACCATTCTTTCGCCGATCGCAGCAGATCGTCAGGTTGAACTGTTTGTTGTTGCCAAAGACCGCACGATTCTACTGGGGCCCGAAGAATTTGGGAAAGGCGCAACTTTGAAGACCTTGCCTGCCAACTTATCGACAGGTGCTAGTGGCTGGCAGGTATTGCGCTGGCCCGATGGCAAAGACTACGTCACGGCGTATCGTGTGTCCCCGGGCTATCGCAGCTACAGCGGTTTGGGCTGGATTACCGTTGCCCGCCAACCGATCGCAGTGGCCTATGCGCCCGCCCGCCAACTGCAACGGGACATCATCCTATTCACCCTCCTCAGCAGCGGTGCAGTGGTTGGGGTGACCTGGCTTCTATCCGATTGGTTTGCTAAGCCGCTCCGGCAGCTCTCGTCCTGGGCTAGTCGTTTGGAACAGGGCGATCGCAGCGATCGCCGGCCACCCTCTTGGGTAGGTGAGCTGGGTAAAATTTCGCAGGTTGTTCAGCGATTAGACGCCCAAGCAGAAGCACAAAACCAAGCTCGTCAAAAAGCGGAATCATTGGCACATCACGATGCCTTAACCGGTCTTCATAACCGCTTGGGGCTGGAGACGTACCTAGCCCAATATCAATCGCTAACACCGGATCAAGTCTTGGTTATTTTAGCCATTGATTTGGATGGCTTTAAGCCAGTGAATGACACCTATGGTCATGCGATGGGAGACGCGTTGCTAAAGGCAGTCGCCGCCCGCTTACATGCCTGTATTCGATCGCATGAACTAGCAGCACGCACCGGCGGCGATGAGTTTTTAGTGATTCTGCCCTGTAGCGTCAGTACAGCAGAAGCAGTCGGTGAACAGGTCGGATCTCGGATTTTGCAAGCCTTGAATTCTGTCTTTCCCCTGCAGGGCCAGCAGATTCGAATTGGTAGCAGTATTGGCTTCGCTGTGTGGCCTCTCGATCACCCTGATCTGCTAACCGCTCTGAAAGCAGCCGATACAGCTTTGTACGATGCGAAGCAGCACGGCAAAGGTCACTTAGTCCGCTGGACTGCTGCGTTGAACCAACCCTCTGCTTAA